A genome region from Macaca fascicularis isolate 582-1 chromosome 3, T2T-MFA8v1.1 includes the following:
- the CCDC136 gene encoding coiled-coil domain-containing protein 136 isoform X22 yields MEAGAGAGAGAAGWSCPGPGPTVTTLGSYEASEGCERKKGQRWGSLERRGMQAMEGEVLLPALYEEEEEEEEEEEEVEEEEEQVQKGGSVGSLSVNKHRGLSLTETELEELRAQVLQLVAELEETRELAGQHEDDSLELQGLLEDERLASAQQAEVFTKQIQQLQGELRSLREEISLLEHEKESELKEIERELHLAQAEIQSLRQAAEDSATEHESDIASLQEDLCRMQNELEDMERIRGDYEMEIASLRAEMEMKSSEPSSSLGLSDYSGLQEELQELRERYHFLNEEYRALQESNSSLTGQLADLESERTQRATERWLESQTLSMTSAESQTSEMDFLEPDPEMQLLRQQLRDAEEQMHGMKNKCQELCCELEELQHHRQVSEEEQRRLQRELKCAQNEVLRFQTSHSVTQIKELQTKLRELQLQYQASMDEQGRLLVVQEQLEGQLQCCQEELRQLREKRPSVVKEARGKNANKNMNKNANGVKMKKVIKPCSDTSESDFETRKSLEVVLYYKASQRKLDGLAKEEEKKEEMKEEKKEEVKEEAKEQCGDELVAEPADPGEAKSTEDQEENEEDKEQEEKEEDSEEEEDDIDSSLESPEENNPLRLSESKKSSPTPDPPIFSLPLVGLVVISALLWCWWAETSS; encoded by the exons ATGGAGGCGGGCGCCGGAGCCGGCGCGGGAGCCGCGGGCTGGAGCTGCCCGGGACCAG GACCCACAGTGACCACTCTAGGCTCCTATGAGGCCTCTGAGGGCTGTGAGAGGAAGAAGGGCCAACGCTGGGGCTCCCTGGAACGACGAGGGATGCAAGCTATGGAGG GGGAGGTGTTACTCCCAGCTCTctatgaagaggaagaagaagaagaagaggaggaagaagaggtggaagaagaagaagagcaaGTGCAGAAAGGTGGCAGTGTTGGCTCTCTGTCAGTCAACAAGCACCGGGGACTGAGCCTCACGGAGACAGAGCTGGAGGAGCTGCGGGCTCAGGTGCTGCAGCTGGTGGCAGAACTGGAGGAGACCCGGGAACTGGCAGGGCAGCATGAGGACGACTCCCTGGAGCTACAGG GGCTCCTGGAGGATGAACGGCTAGCCAGcgcccagcaggcagaggtgtTCACCAAGCAGATTCAGCAGCTCCAAG GTGAGCTGCGTTCTCTGCGTGAGGAGATTTCCCTGTTAGAGCATGAGAAAGAAAGCGAACTTAAGGAAATAGAACGGGAATTGCATTTGGCCCAGGCTGAGATCCAGAGTCTGCGGCAAGCAGCAGAGGATTCTGCAACTGAACATGAGAGTGACATAGCGTCCCTGCAGGAGGATCTCTGCAGGATGCAGAATGAACTTGAAGACATGGAACGCATTCGGGGAGATTACGAGATGGAGATTGCCTCCCTCCGTGcagaaatggaaatgaagagCTCTGAACCATCCAGTAGTTTAGGTCTCTCAGATTACTCTGGGTTGCAAG AAGAACTGCAGGAGCTGCGGGAACGCTACCATTTCCTGAATGAGGAATACCGGGCCCTGCAGGAGAGCAACAGCAGCCTCACTGGGCAGCTTGCAGATCTGGAGAGTGAGAG GACACAGAGAGCAACAGAGAGATGGCTGGAGTCCCAAACACTAAGTATGACGTCGGCAGAGTCTCAGACTTCGGAAATGGATTTCTTAGAGCCTGATCCTGAAATGCAGCTGTTACGGCAGCAGCTACGGGATGCTGAAGAGCAGATGCATGGCATGAAGAACAAG TGTCAGGAATTGTGTTGTGAGTTGGAAGAGCTACAGCATCATCGCCAGGTCAGTGAGGAGGAGCAGAGGCGGCTGCAGAGGGAGCTCAAGTGTGCTCAGAATGAGGTGCTTCGGTTTCAGACCTCCCACAGTGTCACTCAG ATCAAAGAACTGCAGACCAAGCTGCGAGAACTGCAGCTGCAATACCAGGCTAGCATGGATGAGCAGGGGCGGCTTCTGGTAGTGCAAGAGCAGCTGGAGGGGCAGCTGCAGTGCTGCCAGGAGGAGCTCCGCCAGCTCAGGGAGAAGAGGCCCTCTGTTGTCAAAGAAGCCCGGGGGAAGAATGCTAATAAGAACATGAACAAGAACGCCAATGGGGTTAAAATGAAAAAGGTGATCAAGCCGTGCTCGGATACTTCTGAGAGTGACTTTGAGACCAGAAAG AGTCTGGAGGTGGTGCTGTACTACAAAGCCAGCCAGAGGAAATTAGATGGACTagcaaaagaggaggaaaagaaagaggagatgaaagaggaaaaaaaggaggaagtgaAAGAGGAAGCAAAGGAGCAGTGTGGGGATGAGCTAGTTGCTGAGCCAGCAGATCCTGGGGAAGCTAAATCCACAGAAGATCAGGAGGAAAATGAAGAGGACAAAGagcaagaggagaaggaagaagacagtgaagaggaggaagatgacATTGACTCTTCCCTTGAAAGTCCTGAAGAAAACAACCCCCTCAGACTTTCCGAGAGTAAAAAG
- the CCDC136 gene encoding coiled-coil domain-containing protein 136 isoform X2: MEAGAGAGAGAAGWSCPGPGPTVTTLGSYEASEGCERKKGQRWGSLERRGMQAMEGEVLLPALYEEEEEEEEEEEEVEEEEEQVQKGGSVGSLSVNKHRGLSLTETELEELRAQVLQLVAELEETRELAGQHEDDSLELQGLLEDERLASAQQAEVFTKQIQQLQGELRSLREEISLLEHEKESELKEIERELHLAQAEIQSLRQAAEDSATEHESDIASLQEDLCRMQNELEDMERIRGDYEMEIASLRAEMEMKSSEPSSSLGLSDYSGLQEELQELRERYHFLNEEYRALQESNSSLTGQLADLESERTQRATERWLESQTLSMTSAESQTSEMDFLEPDPEMQLLRQQLRDAEEQMHGMKNKCQELCCELEELQHHRQVSEEEQRRLQRELKCAQNEVLRFQTSHSVTQNEELKSRLCTLQKKYDTSQDEQNELLKMQLQLQAELRQLKVMKSTLVEKQSEKELLCRLQKLQLQHQNVTCEKEKLLERQQQLQEELQCHEAELQHLRDTVASFKESSEKNTETHAQLQEMKQLYQASKDELERQKHMYDQLEQDLLLCQLELKELKASQPSPEDKGKCANKCDTLLSRLTELQEKYKASQKEMGQLQMEQCELLEDQRRMQEEQGQLQEELHRLTLPLPKSGLLLKSQELLTKLEDLCELQLLYQGMQEEQKKLIQNQDCVLKEQLEIHEELRRFKESHFQEVLENPDDSKLAKSSKYNRNKQSKLLMEQMQALQVLYEASQAEQELLQQEQGRLLEERKRLQADLQLCLEEMQLLQVQSPSIKMSLESYGKSYGSMAPSNENCRKTYDTTVDDNESYNKSYASTQTSSESFLKSYDSSTSASEAYGKSYCTTSDSSITYKKSYGSTSSSDTCQKSFVSSCTDEEPAEPEDMEHFEEMVAKVLIKLQAVQAMYQISQEEHSQLQEQMEKLLAKQKDLKEELDACEREFKECMECLEKPVAPQNDKNEIKELQTKLRELQLQYQASMDEQGRLLVVQEQLEGQLQCCQEELRQLREKRPSVVKEARGKNANKNMNKNANGVKMKKVIKPCSDTSESDFETRKSLEVVLYYKASQRKLDGLAKEEEKKEEMKEEKKEEVKEEAKEQCGDELVAEPADPGEAKSTEDQEENEEDKEQEEKEEDSEEEEDDIDSSLESPEENNPLRLSESKKHHKKGLGADTSCLTRYERYMMRQKENWTHRLTWT, translated from the exons ATGGAGGCGGGCGCCGGAGCCGGCGCGGGAGCCGCGGGCTGGAGCTGCCCGGGACCAG GACCCACAGTGACCACTCTAGGCTCCTATGAGGCCTCTGAGGGCTGTGAGAGGAAGAAGGGCCAACGCTGGGGCTCCCTGGAACGACGAGGGATGCAAGCTATGGAGG GGGAGGTGTTACTCCCAGCTCTctatgaagaggaagaagaagaagaagaggaggaagaagaggtggaagaagaagaagagcaaGTGCAGAAAGGTGGCAGTGTTGGCTCTCTGTCAGTCAACAAGCACCGGGGACTGAGCCTCACGGAGACAGAGCTGGAGGAGCTGCGGGCTCAGGTGCTGCAGCTGGTGGCAGAACTGGAGGAGACCCGGGAACTGGCAGGGCAGCATGAGGACGACTCCCTGGAGCTACAGG GGCTCCTGGAGGATGAACGGCTAGCCAGcgcccagcaggcagaggtgtTCACCAAGCAGATTCAGCAGCTCCAAG GTGAGCTGCGTTCTCTGCGTGAGGAGATTTCCCTGTTAGAGCATGAGAAAGAAAGCGAACTTAAGGAAATAGAACGGGAATTGCATTTGGCCCAGGCTGAGATCCAGAGTCTGCGGCAAGCAGCAGAGGATTCTGCAACTGAACATGAGAGTGACATAGCGTCCCTGCAGGAGGATCTCTGCAGGATGCAGAATGAACTTGAAGACATGGAACGCATTCGGGGAGATTACGAGATGGAGATTGCCTCCCTCCGTGcagaaatggaaatgaagagCTCTGAACCATCCAGTAGTTTAGGTCTCTCAGATTACTCTGGGTTGCAAG AAGAACTGCAGGAGCTGCGGGAACGCTACCATTTCCTGAATGAGGAATACCGGGCCCTGCAGGAGAGCAACAGCAGCCTCACTGGGCAGCTTGCAGATCTGGAGAGTGAGAG GACACAGAGAGCAACAGAGAGATGGCTGGAGTCCCAAACACTAAGTATGACGTCGGCAGAGTCTCAGACTTCGGAAATGGATTTCTTAGAGCCTGATCCTGAAATGCAGCTGTTACGGCAGCAGCTACGGGATGCTGAAGAGCAGATGCATGGCATGAAGAACAAG TGTCAGGAATTGTGTTGTGAGTTGGAAGAGCTACAGCATCATCGCCAGGTCAGTGAGGAGGAGCAGAGGCGGCTGCAGAGGGAGCTCAAGTGTGCTCAGAATGAGGTGCTTCGGTTTCAGACCTCCCACAGTGTCACTCAG AATGAGGAGCTGAAGTCCAGACTCTGTACCCTGCAGAAAAAATATGATACTAGCCAGGATGAGCAGAACGAGCTCTTGAAGATGCAGCTGCAACTTCAGGCTGAGCTCCGGCAGCTCAAAGTCATGAAATCCACACTTGTAGAAAAGCAGAGTGAGAAG GAGTTACTGTGCCGGCTGCAGAAGCTGCAGCTCCAGCACCAGAACGTCACATGTGAGAAGGAAAAGCTGCTGGAAcggcagcagcagctgcaggaggAGCTGCAGTGCCATGAGGCGGAGCTGCAGCACCTCAGGGATACGGTGGCCTCCTTCAAAGAGAGCAGTGAGAAG AACACAGAGACGCACGCTCAGCTTCAGGAGATGAAGCAGCTGTACCAGGCCAGCAAGGACGAGCTGGAGCGGCAGAAGCACATGTATGACCAGCTGGAGCAGGACCTCCTGCTCTGCCAGCTGGAGTTGAAAGAGCTCAAGGCCTCCCAGCCCAGTCCGGAGGACAAAGGAAAGTGTGCTAACAAG TGTGACACACTGCTGTCCAGACTGACAGAATTGCAGGAAAAGTACAAGGCCAGCCAGAAGGAGATGGGGCAGCTGCAGATGGAGCAGTGTGAGCTCCTGGAGGACCAGAGGAGGATGCAGGAGGAGCAGGGCCAGCTGCAGGAAGAGCTGCACAGGCTCACACTGCCACTGCCCAAGAGTGGCCTCTTACTCAAG AGTCAGGAGCTACTCACCAAGTTAGAAGACCTGTGTGAGCTGCAGCTGCTCTACCAAGGCATGCAGGAGGAACAGAAGAAGCTGATACAGAACCAGGACTGTGTATTAAAAGAACAATTAGAGATCCACGAAGAGCTGCGACGTTTCAAAGAGTCTCATTTCCAGGAAGTGCTGGAGAATCCCGATGATTCCAAattggctaagtcctcaaaataTAATCGAAACAAG caaTCCAAGCTGCTCATGGAGCAGATGCAGGCCCTGCAGGTGCTGTATGAGGCCAGTCAGGCGGAGCAGGAGCTCTTGCAGCAAGAGCAAGGGAGGCTCCTAGAGGAGCGGAAGAGACTGCAGGCAGACTTGCAGCTCTGCCTGGAAGAAATGCAGCTGCTTCAAGTCCAGTCCCCTTCTATAAAAATGAGCCTTGAGTCCTACGGGAAGAGCTATGGTAGCATGGCCCCCAGCAATGAGAACTGCCGTAAGACTTATGATACCACTGTGGATGACAATGAGAGCTATAACAAGAGTTACGCCAGCACCCAGACCAGCAGCGAGAGCTTTCTCAAGAGCTATGACAGCAGCACCAGTGCCAGTGAGGCCTATGGAAAGAGTTACTGCACTACTAGCGACAGCAGCATTACCTATAAGAAGAGTTACGGCAGCACCAGTAGCTCTGACACCTGCCAGAAGAGTTTTGTCAGCAGCTGCACTGACGAGGAACCTGCTGAGCCTGAAGACATGGAG CACTTTGAGGAAATGGTTGCGAAGGTGCTGATCAAGCTGCAGGCGGTGCAGGCCATGTACCAGATAAGCCAGGAGGAACACAGCCAGCTGCAAGAGCAGATGGAAAAGTTACTGGCCAAGCAGAAAGACCTGAAGGAAGAGCTGGATGCCTGTGAAAGGGAGTTCAAGGAGTGCATGGAATGCCTTGAAAAGCCCGTGGCCCCCCAGAACGACAAGAATGAG ATCAAAGAACTGCAGACCAAGCTGCGAGAACTGCAGCTGCAATACCAGGCTAGCATGGATGAGCAGGGGCGGCTTCTGGTAGTGCAAGAGCAGCTGGAGGGGCAGCTGCAGTGCTGCCAGGAGGAGCTCCGCCAGCTCAGGGAGAAGAGGCCCTCTGTTGTCAAAGAAGCCCGGGGGAAGAATGCTAATAAGAACATGAACAAGAACGCCAATGGGGTTAAAATGAAAAAGGTGATCAAGCCGTGCTCGGATACTTCTGAGAGTGACTTTGAGACCAGAAAG AGTCTGGAGGTGGTGCTGTACTACAAAGCCAGCCAGAGGAAATTAGATGGACTagcaaaagaggaggaaaagaaagaggagatgaaagaggaaaaaaaggaggaagtgaAAGAGGAAGCAAAGGAGCAGTGTGGGGATGAGCTAGTTGCTGAGCCAGCAGATCCTGGGGAAGCTAAATCCACAGAAGATCAGGAGGAAAATGAAGAGGACAAAGagcaagaggagaaggaagaagacagtgaagaggaggaagatgacATTGACTCTTCCCTTGAAAGTCCTGAAGAAAACAACCCCCTCAGACTTTCCGAGAGTAAAAAG
- the CCDC136 gene encoding coiled-coil domain-containing protein 136 isoform X15 has product MEAGAGAGAGAAGWSCPGPGPTVTTLGSYEASEGCERKKGQRWGSLERRGMQAMEGEVLLPALYEEEEEEEEEEEEVEEEEEQVQKGGSVGSLSVNKHRGLSLTETELEELRAQVLQLVAELEETRELAGQHEDDSLELQGLLEDERLASAQQAEVFTKQIQQLQGELRSLREEISLLEHEKESELKEIERELHLAQAEIQSLRQAAEDSATEHESDIASLQEDLCRMQNELEDMERIRGDYEMEIASLRAEMEMKSSEPSSSLGLSDYSGLQEELQELRERYHFLNEEYRALQESNSSLTGQLADLESERTQRATERWLESQTLSMTSAESQTSEMDFLEPDPEMQLLRQQLRDAEEQMHGMKNKCQELCCELEELQHHRQVSEEEQRRLQRELKCAQNEVLRFQTSHSVTQNEELKSRLCTLQKKYDTSQDEQNELLKMQLQLQAELRQLKVMKSTLVEKQSEKELLCRLQKLQLQHQNVTCEKEKLLERQQQLQEELQCHEAELQHLRDTVASFKESSEKNTETHAQLQEMKQLYQASKDELERQKHMYDQLEQDLLLCQLELKELKASQPSPEDKGKCANKIKELQTKLRELQLQYQASMDEQGRLLVVQEQLEGQLQCCQEELRQLREKRPSVVKEARGKNANKNMNKNANGVKMKKVIKPCSDTSESDFETRKSLEVVLYYKASQRKLDGLAKEEEKKEEMKEEKKEEVKEEAKEQCGDELVAEPADPGEAKSTEDQEENEEDKEQEEKEEDSEEEEDDIDSSLESPEENNPLRLSESKKNMFGLWKPMVFLAIAAVALYVLPNMRQQESEFCLME; this is encoded by the exons ATGGAGGCGGGCGCCGGAGCCGGCGCGGGAGCCGCGGGCTGGAGCTGCCCGGGACCAG GACCCACAGTGACCACTCTAGGCTCCTATGAGGCCTCTGAGGGCTGTGAGAGGAAGAAGGGCCAACGCTGGGGCTCCCTGGAACGACGAGGGATGCAAGCTATGGAGG GGGAGGTGTTACTCCCAGCTCTctatgaagaggaagaagaagaagaagaggaggaagaagaggtggaagaagaagaagagcaaGTGCAGAAAGGTGGCAGTGTTGGCTCTCTGTCAGTCAACAAGCACCGGGGACTGAGCCTCACGGAGACAGAGCTGGAGGAGCTGCGGGCTCAGGTGCTGCAGCTGGTGGCAGAACTGGAGGAGACCCGGGAACTGGCAGGGCAGCATGAGGACGACTCCCTGGAGCTACAGG GGCTCCTGGAGGATGAACGGCTAGCCAGcgcccagcaggcagaggtgtTCACCAAGCAGATTCAGCAGCTCCAAG GTGAGCTGCGTTCTCTGCGTGAGGAGATTTCCCTGTTAGAGCATGAGAAAGAAAGCGAACTTAAGGAAATAGAACGGGAATTGCATTTGGCCCAGGCTGAGATCCAGAGTCTGCGGCAAGCAGCAGAGGATTCTGCAACTGAACATGAGAGTGACATAGCGTCCCTGCAGGAGGATCTCTGCAGGATGCAGAATGAACTTGAAGACATGGAACGCATTCGGGGAGATTACGAGATGGAGATTGCCTCCCTCCGTGcagaaatggaaatgaagagCTCTGAACCATCCAGTAGTTTAGGTCTCTCAGATTACTCTGGGTTGCAAG AAGAACTGCAGGAGCTGCGGGAACGCTACCATTTCCTGAATGAGGAATACCGGGCCCTGCAGGAGAGCAACAGCAGCCTCACTGGGCAGCTTGCAGATCTGGAGAGTGAGAG GACACAGAGAGCAACAGAGAGATGGCTGGAGTCCCAAACACTAAGTATGACGTCGGCAGAGTCTCAGACTTCGGAAATGGATTTCTTAGAGCCTGATCCTGAAATGCAGCTGTTACGGCAGCAGCTACGGGATGCTGAAGAGCAGATGCATGGCATGAAGAACAAG TGTCAGGAATTGTGTTGTGAGTTGGAAGAGCTACAGCATCATCGCCAGGTCAGTGAGGAGGAGCAGAGGCGGCTGCAGAGGGAGCTCAAGTGTGCTCAGAATGAGGTGCTTCGGTTTCAGACCTCCCACAGTGTCACTCAG AATGAGGAGCTGAAGTCCAGACTCTGTACCCTGCAGAAAAAATATGATACTAGCCAGGATGAGCAGAACGAGCTCTTGAAGATGCAGCTGCAACTTCAGGCTGAGCTCCGGCAGCTCAAAGTCATGAAATCCACACTTGTAGAAAAGCAGAGTGAGAAG GAGTTACTGTGCCGGCTGCAGAAGCTGCAGCTCCAGCACCAGAACGTCACATGTGAGAAGGAAAAGCTGCTGGAAcggcagcagcagctgcaggaggAGCTGCAGTGCCATGAGGCGGAGCTGCAGCACCTCAGGGATACGGTGGCCTCCTTCAAAGAGAGCAGTGAGAAG AACACAGAGACGCACGCTCAGCTTCAGGAGATGAAGCAGCTGTACCAGGCCAGCAAGGACGAGCTGGAGCGGCAGAAGCACATGTATGACCAGCTGGAGCAGGACCTCCTGCTCTGCCAGCTGGAGTTGAAAGAGCTCAAGGCCTCCCAGCCCAGTCCGGAGGACAAAGGAAAGTGTGCTAACAAG ATCAAAGAACTGCAGACCAAGCTGCGAGAACTGCAGCTGCAATACCAGGCTAGCATGGATGAGCAGGGGCGGCTTCTGGTAGTGCAAGAGCAGCTGGAGGGGCAGCTGCAGTGCTGCCAGGAGGAGCTCCGCCAGCTCAGGGAGAAGAGGCCCTCTGTTGTCAAAGAAGCCCGGGGGAAGAATGCTAATAAGAACATGAACAAGAACGCCAATGGGGTTAAAATGAAAAAGGTGATCAAGCCGTGCTCGGATACTTCTGAGAGTGACTTTGAGACCAGAAAG AGTCTGGAGGTGGTGCTGTACTACAAAGCCAGCCAGAGGAAATTAGATGGACTagcaaaagaggaggaaaagaaagaggagatgaaagaggaaaaaaaggaggaagtgaAAGAGGAAGCAAAGGAGCAGTGTGGGGATGAGCTAGTTGCTGAGCCAGCAGATCCTGGGGAAGCTAAATCCACAGAAGATCAGGAGGAAAATGAAGAGGACAAAGagcaagaggagaaggaagaagacagtgaagaggaggaagatgacATTGACTCTTCCCTTGAAAGTCCTGAAGAAAACAACCCCCTCAGACTTTCCGAGAGTAAAAAG
- the CCDC136 gene encoding coiled-coil domain-containing protein 136 isoform X17: MEAGAGAGAGAAGWSCPGPGPTVTTLGSYEASEGCERKKGQRWGSLERRGMQAMEGEVLLPALYEEEEEEEEEEEEVEEEEEQVQKGGSVGSLSVNKHRGLSLTETELEELRAQVLQLVAELEETRELAGQHEDDSLELQGLLEDERLASAQQAEVFTKQIQQLQGELRSLREEISLLEHEKESELKEIERELHLAQAEIQSLRQAAEDSATEHESDIASLQEDLCRMQNELEDMERIRGDYEMEIASLRAEMEMKSSEPSSSLGLSDYSGLQEELQELRERYHFLNEEYRALQESNSSLTGQLADLESERTQRATERWLESQTLSMTSAESQTSEMDFLEPDPEMQLLRQQLRDAEEQMHGMKNKCQELCCELEELQHHRQVSEEEQRRLQRELKCAQNEVLRFQTSHSVTQHFEEMVAKVLIKLQAVQAMYQISQEEHSQLQEQMEKLLAKQKDLKEELDACEREFKECMECLEKPVAPQNDKNEIKELQTKLRELQLQYQASMDEQGRLLVVQEQLEGQLQCCQEELRQLREKRPSVVKEARGKNANKNMNKNANGVKMKKVIKPCSDTSESDFETRKSLEVVLYYKASQRKLDGLAKEEEKKEEMKEEKKEEVKEEAKEQCGDELVAEPADPGEAKSTEDQEENEEDKEQEEKEEDSEEEEDDIDSSLESPEENNPLRLSESKKNMFGLWKPMVFLAIAAVALYVLPNMRQQESEFCLME; encoded by the exons ATGGAGGCGGGCGCCGGAGCCGGCGCGGGAGCCGCGGGCTGGAGCTGCCCGGGACCAG GACCCACAGTGACCACTCTAGGCTCCTATGAGGCCTCTGAGGGCTGTGAGAGGAAGAAGGGCCAACGCTGGGGCTCCCTGGAACGACGAGGGATGCAAGCTATGGAGG GGGAGGTGTTACTCCCAGCTCTctatgaagaggaagaagaagaagaagaggaggaagaagaggtggaagaagaagaagagcaaGTGCAGAAAGGTGGCAGTGTTGGCTCTCTGTCAGTCAACAAGCACCGGGGACTGAGCCTCACGGAGACAGAGCTGGAGGAGCTGCGGGCTCAGGTGCTGCAGCTGGTGGCAGAACTGGAGGAGACCCGGGAACTGGCAGGGCAGCATGAGGACGACTCCCTGGAGCTACAGG GGCTCCTGGAGGATGAACGGCTAGCCAGcgcccagcaggcagaggtgtTCACCAAGCAGATTCAGCAGCTCCAAG GTGAGCTGCGTTCTCTGCGTGAGGAGATTTCCCTGTTAGAGCATGAGAAAGAAAGCGAACTTAAGGAAATAGAACGGGAATTGCATTTGGCCCAGGCTGAGATCCAGAGTCTGCGGCAAGCAGCAGAGGATTCTGCAACTGAACATGAGAGTGACATAGCGTCCCTGCAGGAGGATCTCTGCAGGATGCAGAATGAACTTGAAGACATGGAACGCATTCGGGGAGATTACGAGATGGAGATTGCCTCCCTCCGTGcagaaatggaaatgaagagCTCTGAACCATCCAGTAGTTTAGGTCTCTCAGATTACTCTGGGTTGCAAG AAGAACTGCAGGAGCTGCGGGAACGCTACCATTTCCTGAATGAGGAATACCGGGCCCTGCAGGAGAGCAACAGCAGCCTCACTGGGCAGCTTGCAGATCTGGAGAGTGAGAG GACACAGAGAGCAACAGAGAGATGGCTGGAGTCCCAAACACTAAGTATGACGTCGGCAGAGTCTCAGACTTCGGAAATGGATTTCTTAGAGCCTGATCCTGAAATGCAGCTGTTACGGCAGCAGCTACGGGATGCTGAAGAGCAGATGCATGGCATGAAGAACAAG TGTCAGGAATTGTGTTGTGAGTTGGAAGAGCTACAGCATCATCGCCAGGTCAGTGAGGAGGAGCAGAGGCGGCTGCAGAGGGAGCTCAAGTGTGCTCAGAATGAGGTGCTTCGGTTTCAGACCTCCCACAGTGTCACTCAG CACTTTGAGGAAATGGTTGCGAAGGTGCTGATCAAGCTGCAGGCGGTGCAGGCCATGTACCAGATAAGCCAGGAGGAACACAGCCAGCTGCAAGAGCAGATGGAAAAGTTACTGGCCAAGCAGAAAGACCTGAAGGAAGAGCTGGATGCCTGTGAAAGGGAGTTCAAGGAGTGCATGGAATGCCTTGAAAAGCCCGTGGCCCCCCAGAACGACAAGAATGAG ATCAAAGAACTGCAGACCAAGCTGCGAGAACTGCAGCTGCAATACCAGGCTAGCATGGATGAGCAGGGGCGGCTTCTGGTAGTGCAAGAGCAGCTGGAGGGGCAGCTGCAGTGCTGCCAGGAGGAGCTCCGCCAGCTCAGGGAGAAGAGGCCCTCTGTTGTCAAAGAAGCCCGGGGGAAGAATGCTAATAAGAACATGAACAAGAACGCCAATGGGGTTAAAATGAAAAAGGTGATCAAGCCGTGCTCGGATACTTCTGAGAGTGACTTTGAGACCAGAAAG AGTCTGGAGGTGGTGCTGTACTACAAAGCCAGCCAGAGGAAATTAGATGGACTagcaaaagaggaggaaaagaaagaggagatgaaagaggaaaaaaaggaggaagtgaAAGAGGAAGCAAAGGAGCAGTGTGGGGATGAGCTAGTTGCTGAGCCAGCAGATCCTGGGGAAGCTAAATCCACAGAAGATCAGGAGGAAAATGAAGAGGACAAAGagcaagaggagaaggaagaagacagtgaagaggaggaagatgacATTGACTCTTCCCTTGAAAGTCCTGAAGAAAACAACCCCCTCAGACTTTCCGAGAGTAAAAAG